In Cololabis saira isolate AMF1-May2022 chromosome 10, fColSai1.1, whole genome shotgun sequence, a single window of DNA contains:
- the LOC133452078 gene encoding alpha-2-HS-glycoprotein-like has translation MNLLGFTVALGLLAGIRAQINVLRPPCDSPEAEDAALAAQDYLNAQHNHGYKYAWNRIEDIKINTMPDGNHTFVLELDLLETDCHVLDPTPVANCTVRPKRLTAVEGDCDVVLKRVSGVFTVTAFKCKTEESTEDLCLGCPTLLPLNHTGGLDFVQASLTALNNLNENVTYTVLEVGRMSSTVVSGGAMYRAEYVVIEANCINDTCVPLNDSMAARGICIAEGQQNATVDCKMFSTLMPLMDANSTAAAEPAFPPVVATHKHGVRHHKLTAFHNPLLSTLLSAESVEVVSVVSNLTDIAPGSLSASDASDSAEMPITLQKRDLSAAIVEEVGQAGPMSPVPVCPGRVRFF, from the exons ATGAATCTCCTGGGTTTCACTGTGGCTCTGGGACTGCTGGCAGGGATACGGGCTCAGATTAATGTGCTGCGGCCCCCGTGCGACTCCCCCGAGGCTGAGGACGCTGCGCTGGCGGCCCAGGATTACCTCAATGCCCAGCACAACCATGGCTACAAGTACGCATGGAACAGGATCGAAGACATCAAGATCAACACCATG CCTGATGGAAACCACACGTTTGTCCTGGAGCTGGACTTGCTGGAGACAGACTGTCACGTGTTGGACCCTACACCTGTTGCCAACTGCACAGTCAGGCCCAAAAGACTGACg GCAGTCGAAGGAGATTGTGATGTGGTGTTGAAGAGAGTTAGCGGGGTCTTCACCGTCACAGCCTTCAAGTGTAAAACAGAGG AATCCACAGAGGACTTGTGCCTTGGTTGCCCCACCCTCCTTCCCTTAAACCACACTGGAGGTCTGGATTTTGTCCAGGCCTCTTTGACAGCGCTCAACAACCTGAATGAAAATGTAACCTACACCGTTCTGGAGGTTGGAAGGATGTCTTCAACG GTTGTGTCAGGGGGAGCGATGTACAGAGCTGAGTATGTTGTAATTGAGGCCAATTGCATCAACGATACTTGTGTGCCCTTAAACGACTCCATGGCC GCACGTGGAATTTGCATTGCTGAAGGTCAACAAAATGCCACTGTGGACTGCAAGATGTTTTCCACTCTG ATGCCCCTCATGGATGCCAACAGTACTGCAGCTGCAGAGCCTGCCTTCCCACCAGTTGTTGCCACTCACAAACACGGTGTGAGGCACCACAAACTTACTGCTTTCCATAATCCTCTTTTGAGCACGTTGTTGTCTGCAGAGTCAGTGGAAGTTGTGTCCGTAGTCTCCAACTTAACAGATATCGCTCCAGGTTCTTTGTCAGCTTCAGACGCCTCAGACAGTGCAGAGATGCCCATCACCCTGCAGAAGAGAGATTTATCTGCTGCGATAGTAGAAGAGGTTGGTCAAGCAGGACCCATGTCCCCCGTGCCAGTGTGCCCAGGAAGGGTCAGATTTTTCTAG